In Juglans regia cultivar Chandler chromosome 13, Walnut 2.0, whole genome shotgun sequence, the following proteins share a genomic window:
- the LOC108982837 gene encoding protein DMR6-LIKE OXYGENASE 2-like isoform X2, translated as MISIKQLLAQTSGGLTSNIIPTAYNFTPNNIHLPVSDEVFEDSIPTIDFSLLTSGTPEQRSKIVNDLGKACQDWGFFVVINHGVPESLMKVMIETCGEFFKLTEEEKQEYAGKHILDPIFYGTSINGAATQVLFWRDFIKFFVHPKFHCPSKPIGFREISMEYSKRTWEVARELMKGISMSLGLEEGYVEKAMNLESGLQLMAANLYPPCSQPEVAIGLPPHSDHGLLTLLIHNGICGLQVQHKEKWVDVYSNSNAFVVNIGNHMEILSNGKYKSAFHRALVNGTDTRISIPVLYGPALETVVSPAPELLVDNETSNPPAYAGMTYREYLEMLQARINAKIHN; from the exons ATGATAAGCATCAAGCAATTACTAGCTCAAACAAGTGGCGGTCTCACCTCCAATATTATTCCCACCGCTTACAACTTCACTCCCAATAACATCCATCTACCAGTTTCGGATGAAGTATTTGAGGATTCCATCCCTACCATCGACTTCTCTCTCCTTACCTCTGGTACACCCGAGCAACGGTCCAAGATCGTCAATGACCTTGGCAAAGCCTGTCAAGACTGGGGCTTTTTCGtg GTGATCAATCATGGTGTGCCGGAGAGCCTGATGAAGGTGATGATTGAGACTTGTGGAGAGTTTTTCAAACTGACGGAGGAGGAGAAACAGGAATATGCAGGGAAGCATATTTTGGACCCAATCTTTTATGGCACCAGCATTAATGGTGCAGCGACCCAAGTGTTATTTTGGAGGGATTTTATCAAGTTTTTCGTTCATCCCAAGTTTCACTGTCCATCCAAACCCATTGGATTTAG AGAGATTTCAATGGAGTACAGCAAAAGAACGTGGGAAGTAGCCAGAGAGTTGATGAAAGGAATATCAATGAGCTTGGGGTTGGAAGAAGGCTACGTAGAAAAGGCAATGAATTTGGAATCGGGTTTACAGCTTATGGCTGCAAACCTATATCCGCCATGTTCACAGCCGGAAGTAGCAATAGGCTTACCTCCTCACTCAGATCACGGCCTCTTGACCCTTCTTATTCATAATGGGATCTGTGGCCTTCAGGTGCAACATAAAGAGAAGTGGGTCGACGTATATTCCAATTCCAATGCATTCGTGGTTAACATTGGCAATCACATGGAG ATATTGAGTAACGGCAAGTACAAAAGTGCTTTCCATCGGGCACTTGTGAATGGAACGGATACAAGAATATCGATACCAGTATTGTATGGACCAGCACTGGAAACAGTAGTGAGCCCAGCACCAGAGTTGTTGGTCGACAATGAAACGTCCAATCCACCAGCATATGCGGGAATGACGTACAGGGAGTACTTGGAAATGCTGCAGGCCAGAATCAATGCCAAAATTCacaa ctag
- the LOC108982835 gene encoding pentatricopeptide repeat-containing protein At5g09450, mitochondrial: MASASRSLFLALIRNGRNGGGLIFSAQSLSLFNRTGYLSRSLSSTTQSSEFLEESLNSQENDDLRSRIFRLRLPKRSAANVLHRWVSEGNQITISELRQISKELRKSQRYKHALEISEWMVARGEYELSDSDYAIRIDLITKVFGIDAAERYFEGLPVTAKTSETYTALLHSYAGAKLTGKAEELYERIKESNLSFNALTYNEMMTLYMSVGHVEKVPIVVEELKRQKVAPDIFTYNLWISSCAATLNINEVRRILEEMSCDSSSNEDWMRYIKLTNIYIATGHLVNAESDSLVETEKGITQREWITYDFLIILYAGLGNKDRIDQIWKCLRMTRNKMTSRNYVCILSSYLMLGHLKEVGEVIDQWKQSSTTEFDGSACSRLLDAFAEVGLTEKAHNFHILLVEKNCDPPSPSK, from the exons ATGGCAAGTGCCTCTCGCTCACTCTTCCTCGCTCTCATACG AAATGGCAGAAATGGCGGCGGCCTCATCTTCAGCGCTcagtcactctctctcttcaatAGGACCGGCTATCTTTCCAGGTCTCTCTCTTCGACCACTCAGAGTAGTGAGTTTCTTGAAGAGTCTTTGAATTCTCAGGAAAACGACGACCTCAGGAGCAGAATCTTCAGGCTCAGACTCCCCAAGCGGAGCGCTGCTAATGTTCTCCACAGATGGGTCAGCGAAGGCAATCAGATTACGATCTCGGAGCTGCGTCAAATCTCGAAGGAGCTCAGAAAGTCCCAGCGTTACAAGCACGCTCTCGAG ATATCAGAATGGATGGTTGCCCGTGGAGAGTATGAATTATCAGACTCTGACTATGCCATCCGCATTGACTTGATTACAAAAGTTTTTGGCATTGATGCTGCAGAACGTTACTTTGAAGGCCTACCTGTTACTGCAAAAACAAGTGAAACATACACTGCTCTCCTACACTCTTATGCTGGGGCTAAATTGACTGGAAAGGCAGAGGAACTTTATGAGAGGATAAAGGAGTCAAACCTGTCATTCAATGCCCTTACATATAACGAGATGATGACTCTATACATGTCAGTTGGGCATGTTGAGAAGGTCCCCATTGTTGTTGAAGAGCTTAAACGGCAGAAGGTTGCACCGGATATCTTTACCTACAATCTATGGATAAGTTCATGTGCTGCAACACTAAATATCAATGAAGTTAGAAGGATTCTAGAGGAAATGAGCTGCGATTCCAGTTCGAATGAAGATTGGATGAGATACATTAAGCTTACTAACATATATATTGCTACAGGTCATCTTGTAAATGCAGAGTCTGACTCTCTGGTTGAAACTGAGAAAGGTATTACACAAAGAGAATGGATAACATACGACTTCCTTATTATTCTGTATGCTGGTTTGGGAAACAAAGACAGGATTGATCAGATATGGAAATGCTTGAGAATGACCAGAAACAAGATGACAAGCAGAAACTATGTTTGCATTCTTTCTTCCTATCTGATGCTTGGGCACTTGAAAGAAGTAGGAGAAGTTATTGACCAATGGAAGCAATCGAGCACTACAGAATTTGATGGTTCTGCATGCAGTAGGCTGTTGGATGCATTTGCAGAGGTTGGGTTGACTGAGAAGGCCCACAATTTTCATATTCTGTTGGTTGAGAAGAACTGCGATCCACCAAGTCCATCAAAGTAG
- the LOC108982838 gene encoding protein DMR6-LIKE OXYGENASE 2-like isoform X1 — translation MMLSTKQLAETPGLTSIPRTYNFTRDPNEEPISDEFEDSIPVIDFSLLASGTPHQRSKIVHDLGKACQDWGCFMVINHGVPESLMKAMVEACGEFFNLAEEEKQEFAGKHVLDSLRCGASINGSTDHVFFWRDYLKFFAHPNFHSPSKPTGFREIALDYSTRTRKVAMELVKGISASLGLEEGYIEKALNMELGLQIFISNFFPPCPQPELARGLPPHSDHALLTLLINNGISGFQLQRQGKWVNVNSIPNAFMVIFGDQMEIMSNGKYECAVHRATVNGKATRMSIAMLFGPALETVVGPAPELVDNETNPPAFTAMKYRKYLELQQTNKIIGKCALDRVRILSV, via the exons ATGATGTTAAGCACCAAACAACTAGCCGAAACGCCTGGCCTCACCTCCATCCCTCGCACCTACAACTTCACTCGGGATCCCAACGAAGAACCAATTTCGGATGAGTTTGAAGACTCCATCCCTGTCATTGACTTCTCTCTCCTCGCCTCCGGTACTCCTCATCAACGGTCCAAGATCGTCCATGACCTCGGCAAAGCCTGCCAAGACTGGGGCTGTTTCATG GTGATCAATCATGGTGTGCCGGAGAGCCTGATGAAGGCGATGGTTGAGGCGTGTGGAGAATTTTTCAATCTGGCGGAGGAGGAGAAGCAAGAATTTGCAGGGAAGCATGTCTTGGACTCGCTCAGGTGTGGCGCCAGCATCAATGGTTCAACCGACCACGTATTTTTTTGGAGGGATTATCTCAAGTTTTTTGCACATCCCAACTTTCACTCTCCAAGCAAACCCACAGGATTcag AGAGATTGCATTAGATTACAGCACAAGAACACGAAAAGTGGCTATGGAGTTGGTGAAAGGAATATCAGCGAGCTTGGGATTGGAAGAGGGCTATATAGAGAAGGCTTTGAATATGGAATTGGGTCTTCAGATCTTCATTTCAAACTTCTTTCCGCCTTGTCCACAACCTGAACTCGCAAGGGGATTGCCTCCTCATTCCGACCACGCCCTCTTGACCCTTCTTATAAATAATGGCATCTCTGGCTTTCAGCTGCAGCGTCAAGGGAAATGGGTCAATGTTAATTCGATTCCTAATGCATTCATGGTTATCTTTGGCGATCAAATGGAG ATTATGAGCAACGGCAAGTACGAGTGTGCTGTACATCGGGCAACTGTGAATGGAAAAGCTACAAGAATGTCGATAGCCATGCTGTTTGGACCAGCACTAGAAACAGTTGTTGGGCCAGCACCAGAGTTGGTTGACAATGAAACCAATCCACCAGCATTCACCGCCATGAAGTACAGGAAATACTTGGAACTGCAGCAAACCAACAAGATAATTGGGAAATGCGCTCTGGATCGTGTCCGAATCTTGTCTGTCTAG
- the LOC108982838 gene encoding protein DMR6-LIKE OXYGENASE 2-like isoform X2, with protein sequence MISIKQLAESPGLTSVPPTYTFTPNPNDHPVSDDQKDSIPVIDFARLTSGTPDQRSKLVHDLGKACQDWGFFMVINHGVPESQMKALIKACGEFFNLKEEEKQEFAGKHVLDSIRCGTSFNASVDKVLFWRDFLKVFVHPKFHSPTKPSGFREILLEYSKRTRKLALDLLEGISVSLGLEDGYMEKAMNLESGLQILAANFYPPCPEPEVAMGMPSHSDHGLLTLLIHNGISGLQVQHKGKWINVNSIPNAFVVNIGDHLEIVSNGRYKSILHRATVNEKATRISIATVYGPSLDTVVSPAPELVNLETNPPAFKGMKYGEYLEMQQSNKLDGKSCLHHVAV encoded by the exons ATGATAAGCATCAAACAACTAGCTGAATCACCTGGCCTCACCTCCGTCCCTCCCACCTACACTTTCACCCCGAATCCCAATGATCATCCAGTTTCAGATGATCAAAAAGACTCAATCCCCGTCATTGACTTCGCTCGCCTCACCTCCGGCACTCCCGATCAACGCTCCAAGCTCGTCCATGACCTTGGCAAGGCCTGCCAAGACTGGGGCTTCTTCATG GTGATCAATCATGGTGTGCCCGAGAGCCAGATGAAGGCGTTGATCAAGGCTTGCGGTGAGTTCTTCAATctgaaggaggaggagaagcaGGAATTTGCAGGGAAGCATGTTCTGGATTCCATCAGGTGCGGCACCAGCTTTAATGCATCTGTGGACAAAGTATTATTTTGGAGGGATTTTCTCAAGGTTTTTGTACATCCCAAGTTTCACTCACCGACTAAACCCTCTGGATTCAG AGAGATCTTATTGGAGTACAGCAAAAGAACCCGAAAACTAGCTCTGGACTTGCTGGAAGGAATATCAGTGAGCTTGGGATTAGAAGACGGCTATATGGAAAAGGCCATGAATTTGGAATCGGGTTTACAGATCCTGGCTGCAAACTTTTATCCGCCATGTCCAGAGCCAGAAGTAGCAATGGGCATGCCTTCTCATTCTGATCACGGCCTTTTGACCCTCCTCATACATAATGGAATCTCCGGCCTACAGGTGCAACATAAAGGAAAGTGGATTAATGTAAATTCCATTCCCAATGCATTCGTGGTTAACATTGGCGACCACTTGGAG ATTGTGAGCAACGGCAGGTACAAGAGTATCTTACATCGGGCAACAGTGAATGAAAAAGCTACCAGAATATCGATAGCTACGGTTTATGGACCATCGCTAGACACGGTTGTTAGTCCAGCACCAGAGTTGGTTAACCTTGAAACCAATCCACCAGCATTCAAAGGAATGAAGTACGGGGAGTACTTGGAAATGCAGCAGAGCAACAAGCTTGATGGCAAATCCTGTTTGCATCATGTGGCTGTCTAG
- the LOC108982839 gene encoding serine/threonine-protein kinase PEPKR2-like isoform X2, producing the protein MEALGKKRKGLEILRLNQSSPKPLTTIWCHLSLENSSRLKKKCKEDEVKEVGSGKDVFQGIVTAPPCGSTSPNPPGRGLKRKIGCIEAATQMGRKKKIEQDYDLGVIIGQGKFGSVMLCRSKVSGEEFACKTLRKGEELVYQEVEIMQHLSGHPGVVTLRAVYEDAESFYLVMEFCSGGRLLDQMVREGHYSEHRAANILKELILVIKYCHDMGVVHRDIKPENILLTSSGRMKLADFGLAVRVSNGQSLVGVVGSPAYVAPEVLIGDYSEKVDIWSAGILLHALLVGMLPFQGDSVEAIFEAIKKVNLDFESGVWKSVSQPARNLIARMLTRDFSARLTADQVLTFSRTSMALVLHGTNIGDFNIQVKNEKPSKTDFQKTD; encoded by the exons ATGGAGGCACTTGGGAAGAAAAGGAAGGGATTAGAAATTTTACGGTTAAATCAAAGTTCTCCAAAACCATTGACAACCATTTGGTGTCACTTGTCATTGGAGAACAGCTCAAGGCTCAAAAAGAAGTGCAAGGAAGATGAGGTTAAAGAAGTTGGTTCAGGTAAGGATGTATTTCAAGGAATTGTTACTGCTCCACCTTGTGGGAGCACCAGCCCAAATCCACCAGGGAGAGGTCTTAAGAGGAAAATAGGGTGTATTGAGGCCGCAACTCAAATGGgtaggaagaagaaaattgagCAGGATTATGATTTGGGTGTGATTATTGGGCAAGGGAAGTTTGGGTCAGTGATGTTGTGTCGGAGTAAAGTGAGTGGAGAAGAGTTTGCGTGCAAGACCTTGCGGAAGGGTGAGGAGCTTGTATATCAGGAGGTGGAGATAATGCAGCATCTCTCTGGTCATCCTGGTGTTGTCACACTGAGAGCGGTGTATGAAGATGCAGAATCCTTTTATCTTGTAATGGAGTTCTGCTCTGGTGGGCGGTTGCTTGATCAGATGGTTAGGGAAGGGCATTATTCCGAGCATCGAGCTGCTAATATACTCAAGGAATTGATCTTGGTTATCAAGTATTGCCATGATATGGGAGTTGTTCACCGAGACATAAAGCCAGAAAACATCCTGCTTACTAGTTCAGGACGGATGAAGCTTGCGGACTTTGGCTTAGCTGTGAGGGTGTCTAATG GTCAGAGCCTGGTAGGTGTGGTTGGAAGTCCTGCTTATGTTGCTCCTGAAGTTTTGATTGGTGATTACTCAGAAAAGGTTGATATCTGGAGTGCCGGTATCCTCCTCCATGCCCTTTTGGTTGGCATGCTTCCATTTCAGGGCGATTCTGTGGAGGCAATTTTTGAGGCCATCAAGAAGGTGAACCTTGACTTTGAGAGTGGAGTATGGAAATCAGTCTCTCAACCTGCCCGGAATCTGATTGCACGTATGCTGACAAGAGATTTTTCGGCAAGGCTAACTGCTGACCAAGTATTAA CTTTTTCCAGGACATCCATGGCTCTTGTTCTACACGGAACAAACATTGGAGACTTTAACATTCAAGTCAAAAACGAGAAACCAAGTAAAACTGACTTCCAGAAAACTGACTAA
- the LOC108982839 gene encoding serine/threonine-protein kinase PEPKR2-like isoform X1, which translates to MEALGKKRKGLEILRLNQSSPKPLTTIWCHLSLENSSRLKKKCKEDEVKEVGSGKDVFQGIVTAPPCGSTSPNPPGRGLKRKIGCIEAATQMGRKKKIEQDYDLGVIIGQGKFGSVMLCRSKVSGEEFACKTLRKGEELVYQEVEIMQHLSGHPGVVTLRAVYEDAESFYLVMEFCSGGRLLDQMVREGHYSEHRAANILKELILVIKYCHDMGVVHRDIKPENILLTSSGRMKLADFGLAVRVSNGQSLVGVVGSPAYVAPEVLIGDYSEKVDIWSAGILLHALLVGMLPFQGDSVEAIFEAIKKVNLDFESGVWKSVSQPARNLIARMLTRDFSARLTADQVLRHPWLLFYTEQTLETLTFKSKTRNQVKLTSRKLTNVTGVESERNKITANSFLSDGSSLNSSSDGSSRRSEEQEGGLIDALAVAISRVRISEPKRSRLCSPTGPIRQECSSNMKVNNLCTAF; encoded by the exons ATGGAGGCACTTGGGAAGAAAAGGAAGGGATTAGAAATTTTACGGTTAAATCAAAGTTCTCCAAAACCATTGACAACCATTTGGTGTCACTTGTCATTGGAGAACAGCTCAAGGCTCAAAAAGAAGTGCAAGGAAGATGAGGTTAAAGAAGTTGGTTCAGGTAAGGATGTATTTCAAGGAATTGTTACTGCTCCACCTTGTGGGAGCACCAGCCCAAATCCACCAGGGAGAGGTCTTAAGAGGAAAATAGGGTGTATTGAGGCCGCAACTCAAATGGgtaggaagaagaaaattgagCAGGATTATGATTTGGGTGTGATTATTGGGCAAGGGAAGTTTGGGTCAGTGATGTTGTGTCGGAGTAAAGTGAGTGGAGAAGAGTTTGCGTGCAAGACCTTGCGGAAGGGTGAGGAGCTTGTATATCAGGAGGTGGAGATAATGCAGCATCTCTCTGGTCATCCTGGTGTTGTCACACTGAGAGCGGTGTATGAAGATGCAGAATCCTTTTATCTTGTAATGGAGTTCTGCTCTGGTGGGCGGTTGCTTGATCAGATGGTTAGGGAAGGGCATTATTCCGAGCATCGAGCTGCTAATATACTCAAGGAATTGATCTTGGTTATCAAGTATTGCCATGATATGGGAGTTGTTCACCGAGACATAAAGCCAGAAAACATCCTGCTTACTAGTTCAGGACGGATGAAGCTTGCGGACTTTGGCTTAGCTGTGAGGGTGTCTAATG GTCAGAGCCTGGTAGGTGTGGTTGGAAGTCCTGCTTATGTTGCTCCTGAAGTTTTGATTGGTGATTACTCAGAAAAGGTTGATATCTGGAGTGCCGGTATCCTCCTCCATGCCCTTTTGGTTGGCATGCTTCCATTTCAGGGCGATTCTGTGGAGGCAATTTTTGAGGCCATCAAGAAGGTGAACCTTGACTTTGAGAGTGGAGTATGGAAATCAGTCTCTCAACCTGCCCGGAATCTGATTGCACGTATGCTGACAAGAGATTTTTCGGCAAGGCTAACTGCTGACCAAGTATTAA GACATCCATGGCTCTTGTTCTACACGGAACAAACATTGGAGACTTTAACATTCAAGTCAAAAACGAGAAACCAAGTAAAACTGACTTCCAGAAAACTGACTAATGTAACTGGAGTGGAGTCAGAGAGAAACAAGATTACTGCCAACAGCTTTCTCAGTGATGGCTCTAGCCTAAATTCATCATCTGATGGTTCAAGTAGGAGGTCAGAAGAGCAGGAGGGTGGATTGATTGATGCCCTTGCAGTTGCAATTTCACGCGTTAGGATATCCGAACCAAAGAGAAGTAGGCTTTGCAGCCCCACCGGCCCAATCCGGCAAGAATGTTCCTCTAACATGAAGGTTAATAATCTCTGTACAGCGTTTTGA
- the LOC108982838 gene encoding protein DMR6-LIKE OXYGENASE 2-like isoform X3 — protein sequence MTSAKPAKTGAVSWLIDHQVINHGVPESLMKAMVEACGEFFNLAEEEKQEFAGKHVLDSLRCGASINGSTDHVFFWRDYLKFFAHPNFHSPSKPTGFREIALDYSTRTRKVAMELVKGISASLGLEEGYIEKALNMELGLQIFISNFFPPCPQPELARGLPPHSDHALLTLLINNGISGFQLQRQGKWVNVNSIPNAFMVIFGDQMEIMSNGKYECAVHRATVNGKATRMSIAMLFGPALETVVGPAPELVDNETNPPAFTAMKYRKYLELQQTNKIIGKCALDRVRILSV from the exons ATGACCTCGGCAAAGCCTGCCAAGACTGGGGCTGTTTCATG GTTGATCGATCATCAGGTGATCAATCATGGTGTGCCGGAGAGCCTGATGAAGGCGATGGTTGAGGCGTGTGGAGAATTTTTCAATCTGGCGGAGGAGGAGAAGCAAGAATTTGCAGGGAAGCATGTCTTGGACTCGCTCAGGTGTGGCGCCAGCATCAATGGTTCAACCGACCACGTATTTTTTTGGAGGGATTATCTCAAGTTTTTTGCACATCCCAACTTTCACTCTCCAAGCAAACCCACAGGATTcag AGAGATTGCATTAGATTACAGCACAAGAACACGAAAAGTGGCTATGGAGTTGGTGAAAGGAATATCAGCGAGCTTGGGATTGGAAGAGGGCTATATAGAGAAGGCTTTGAATATGGAATTGGGTCTTCAGATCTTCATTTCAAACTTCTTTCCGCCTTGTCCACAACCTGAACTCGCAAGGGGATTGCCTCCTCATTCCGACCACGCCCTCTTGACCCTTCTTATAAATAATGGCATCTCTGGCTTTCAGCTGCAGCGTCAAGGGAAATGGGTCAATGTTAATTCGATTCCTAATGCATTCATGGTTATCTTTGGCGATCAAATGGAG ATTATGAGCAACGGCAAGTACGAGTGTGCTGTACATCGGGCAACTGTGAATGGAAAAGCTACAAGAATGTCGATAGCCATGCTGTTTGGACCAGCACTAGAAACAGTTGTTGGGCCAGCACCAGAGTTGGTTGACAATGAAACCAATCCACCAGCATTCACCGCCATGAAGTACAGGAAATACTTGGAACTGCAGCAAACCAACAAGATAATTGGGAAATGCGCTCTGGATCGTGTCCGAATCTTGTCTGTCTAG
- the LOC109005760 gene encoding uncharacterized protein LOC109005760: MAKAPPEIDRTVDSPTSSKAQRLKHHHQRALSSPLLISHVYSPKLSIFVLATCVVLFVLFHIQYSLQTPPSDPPSPSWSLMYQWQRVINTTIGTSSTELMCTNKLKSMANHLRQSVTFLPLKDLRYTQTALQGHTWFMSSMYDIHEEGEVQYQQFPSESSQGRLLCVKGRDKHDGSWNSYALAWPETLPFNATLMKGLTFVSYNHYNYDNIWHGLSAMVPFVAWHRNNGCAMPTRWVLYHWGELRLKMGLWLTTLMDATFGGQPYIEGFEEVGEDEPVCFEKSVVMRHNEGGMSRERRMEAYDLMRCKARVYCNVSMEGRGTEVNGRGVPVIGMTMFMRTGPRSFRNDTAVIGIFERECAKVDGCRLTVAYSNNLSVCEQVNLMSLTDILISPHGAQLTNMFLMDRNSSVMEFFPKGWLKLAGVGQYVYHWIASWSGMRHQGVWRDPNGEKCPYPEDDRRCMSIFKSGKIGYNETYFGEWARNVLNEVKTRKLEEQVNKNSSSSSASSTTSSTGCGCR, translated from the exons ATGGCCAAAGCGCCTCCAGAAATAGATAGAACTGTCGACAGTCCCACCTCCAGCAAAGCTCAGCGGCTCAAACACCACCACCAACGCGCCCTCTCATCACCACTTTTAATCTCTCATGTCTACTCCCCTAAACTGTCCATCTTCGTCTTAGCCACCTGTGTCGTCCTCTTCGTTCTCTTCCATATCCAATACTCCCTCCAAACCCCACCATCTGATCCCCCTTCACCCTCATGGTCTCTCATGTACCAATGGCAGAGAGTCATCAACACGACCATCGGAACCTCCTCCACCGAGTTGATGTGCACCAACAAGCTCAAATCCATGGCCAACCATCTCCGACAGTCGGTCACGTTTCTCCCACTCAAAGATTTACGTTACACACAAACCGCTCTTCAGGGCCATACGTGGTTCATGAGCTCCATGTATGATATTCACGAAGAAGGTGAGGTGCAATATCAGCAATTCCCCTCGGAATCCTCACAGGGCAGGCTTCTTTGCGTCAAAGGCCGTGACAAGCACGACGGTTCCTGGAACTCCTACGCACTCGCATGGCCAGAGACTTTACCCTTCAATGCTACGCTCATGAAGGGCCTAACCTTTGTGTCGTACAACCACTACAACTACGACAATATATGGCATGGTTTGTCGGCTATGGTACCTTTCGTGGCCTGGCACAGGAACAACGGGTGCGCGATGCCAACTAGGTGGGTTTTGTACCACTGGGGTGAGCTCAGGCTCAAGATGGGACTGTGGTTGACGACTTTAATGGATGCCACGTTTGGCGGGCAACCGTACATTGAAGGGTTCGAAGAGGTTGGTGAAGATGAGCCAGTTTGCTTTGAGAAGTCTGTGGTGATGAGGCACAATGAGGGAGGAATGTCGAGGGAGAGGAGGATGGAAGCGTATGATTTGATGAGGTGCAAGGCTAGGGTGTACTGTAACGTGAGCATGGAAGGCAGGGGTACCGAGGTGAATGGCCGGGGAGTACCGGTGATTGGAATGACCATGTTTATGCGAACAGGGCCGAGATCGTTCAGGAATGATACGGCGGTGATCGGAATCTTTGAGAGGGAGTGTGCTAAGGTGGACGGTTGCCGACTCACGGTGGCTTACTCCAATAATCTCAGCGTTTGCGAGCag GTGAATCTGATGAGTTTGACAGATATTCTAATCTCTCCGCATGGTGCCCAGTTGACCAACATGTTCCTAATGGACAGAAACAGCAGCGTGATGGAGTTCTTCCCCAAAGGGTGGCTCAAACTCGCGGGCGTAGGGCAGTATGTGTACCACTGGATAGCTAGCTGGTCCGGGATGAGACATCAAGGCGTCTGGCGTGATCCAAACGGGGAAAAATGCCCCTACCCGGAAGATGATCGTCGCTGCATGTCTATCTTCAAGAGCGGCAAAATTGGATACAATGAGACCTACTTTGGTGAGTGGGCCAGAAATGTTTTGAATGAGGTGAAAACTCGAAAGTTGGAGGAACAAGTCAACAAGAACAGCAGCAGTAGTAGTGCTTCCAGTACCACTTCTAGTACTGGGTGTGGTTGTCGCTGA